A single Pseudomonas brassicacearum DNA region contains:
- a CDS encoding SDR family oxidoreductase, giving the protein MNSAKNALIIGASRGLGLGLVKTLLNDGWNVTATVRNPRNAEALKALGPVRIEKLDMDDQQAVIALSQQLKGETFDLLFVNAGVKGPDNQSPGGATLAEVGQLFFTNAVAPINLAQRFVGQIRDGSGVLAFMSSVLGSVTMPDAPELALYKASKAALNSMTNSFVSQLGEQSLTVLSLHPGWVKTDMGGEGADIDVETSTRGLIDQVNAFAGKGGHHFVNYRGETIPW; this is encoded by the coding sequence ATGAATTCGGCAAAAAACGCATTGATCATCGGCGCCTCCCGAGGCCTGGGCCTCGGTCTGGTGAAGACGCTGCTCAACGATGGCTGGAACGTGACCGCCACCGTGCGCAACCCACGGAACGCAGAGGCGTTGAAAGCACTGGGCCCGGTACGGATCGAAAAACTCGACATGGACGACCAGCAAGCGGTCATCGCCCTGAGCCAACAGCTCAAGGGCGAGACCTTCGACCTGCTGTTCGTCAATGCCGGCGTCAAGGGCCCGGACAACCAGAGCCCGGGCGGAGCGACGCTGGCCGAAGTCGGCCAGTTGTTCTTCACCAACGCCGTGGCCCCGATCAACCTGGCCCAACGCTTTGTCGGCCAGATCCGCGACGGCAGCGGCGTGCTGGCGTTCATGAGTTCGGTGCTGGGCAGCGTGACCATGCCCGACGCGCCGGAACTGGCGCTGTACAAGGCCAGCAAGGCGGCGCTCAACTCCATGACCAACAGCTTCGTCAGCCAACTGGGCGAGCAGTCACTGACCGTGCTGTCGCTGCACCCGGGCTGGGTCAAGACCGACATGGGCGGTGAAGGCGCGGACATCGACGTCGAGACCAGCACTCGCGGGCTGATCGATCAAGTGAATGCCTTCGCCGGCAAAGGCGGACATCACTTCGTCAACTACAGGGGTGAAACCATTCCCTGGTAA
- a CDS encoding MerR family transcriptional regulator, giving the protein MRIGELAQACAVSRDTLRFYEQRGLIAATRSANGYRDYAADMVQLVLYIKTAQRLGFTLGEISASVAALWNAPDPDCAVTQLLQDKLNLIETRMTELDALRHELKQRLGQRCPLNP; this is encoded by the coding sequence ATGCGCATCGGTGAACTAGCCCAGGCCTGCGCCGTCAGTCGAGACACGCTGCGCTTCTACGAGCAGCGTGGCCTGATCGCGGCGACGCGCAGCGCCAATGGCTATCGCGACTACGCTGCCGACATGGTCCAACTGGTGCTCTATATCAAGACGGCCCAGCGCCTGGGCTTTACCCTGGGCGAGATCAGCGCCAGCGTCGCCGCCCTGTGGAACGCCCCCGACCCGGACTGCGCCGTGACGCAATTGCTGCAAGACAAACTGAACCTGATCGAAACCCGCATGACCGAACTCGACGCGTTGCGTCACGAGCTGAAACAACGGCTCGGGCAACGCTGTCCATTAAATCCGTGA
- a CDS encoding ABC transporter permease has product MDIDLLSNIFYAMVRCGTPLLLVALGELVCEKSGVLNLGQEGMMLFGAVIGFIVAFNSGNLWLGVLLAMAAGMLLSALFALVALVFNANQVATGLALTIFGVGLSSFVGAAWVGKPLAGFEPLAIPYLSDIPLIGRMLFAQDLLVYLSFALFALVAWMIMKSRAGLIIQAVGENPDAASAMGLPVLRVRTLAVLFGGAMAGLAGAYLSLAYTPMWAENMSAGRGWIALALVVFASWRVWRLLLGAYLFGLASILHLVAQGLGLAIPSSLLAMLPYAATIVVLVLLSRDAVRTRLYAPVSLGQPWQAGH; this is encoded by the coding sequence ATGGATATCGACCTGTTGAGCAATATTTTCTACGCCATGGTCCGCTGCGGTACGCCGTTGCTGCTGGTGGCCCTGGGTGAATTGGTCTGCGAAAAAAGCGGCGTCCTCAACCTGGGCCAGGAAGGCATGATGCTGTTCGGCGCAGTGATCGGTTTTATCGTCGCGTTCAACAGCGGCAACCTCTGGCTCGGCGTGTTGCTGGCGATGGCCGCCGGGATGCTGTTGTCGGCATTGTTCGCGCTGGTGGCACTGGTATTCAACGCCAATCAGGTCGCCACCGGGCTGGCGTTGACGATTTTCGGCGTAGGCCTGTCGAGTTTTGTCGGGGCGGCCTGGGTCGGCAAACCGCTGGCGGGATTCGAGCCGCTGGCGATTCCTTACTTGAGTGACATACCACTGATCGGGCGGATGCTGTTTGCCCAGGACCTGCTGGTTTACCTGTCGTTCGCCTTGTTTGCCCTGGTGGCGTGGATGATTATGAAAAGCCGCGCCGGATTGATCATCCAGGCCGTCGGGGAAAACCCCGATGCCGCCAGCGCCATGGGCCTGCCGGTGTTGCGGGTGCGGACCCTGGCGGTATTGTTTGGCGGCGCCATGGCGGGGTTGGCCGGCGCCTATCTGTCGCTGGCCTACACGCCGATGTGGGCCGAGAACATGAGCGCCGGGCGCGGCTGGATCGCCCTGGCGCTGGTGGTGTTCGCCAGTTGGCGGGTGTGGCGCCTGCTGCTGGGCGCCTACCTGTTCGGCCTCGCTAGCATCCTGCACCTGGTGGCCCAGGGGCTGGGCCTGGCGATTCCATCGAGTCTGCTGGCGATGCTGCCGTATGCCGCGACCATTGTGGTGCTGGTGCTGCTGTCCCGGGATGCGGTGCGCACCCGGCTGTATGCGCCAGTGTCCCTGGGGCAACCTTGGCAGGCGGGGCATTGA